In Halosegnis marinus, one genomic interval encodes:
- a CDS encoding 30S ribosomal protein S19: protein MSTDYQTGREGEFTYRGHTLDELRDLELDEVAELLPARQRRSIRRGLTAQQEKLVETAGEREPEGTANDPIRTHLRDMPVLPAFVGLTFAVYDGHEFERVEVEPEMLGHYLGEFVLTRTSVEHGQAGIGATRSSKFVPLK from the coding sequence ATGAGCACGGACTACCAGACCGGCCGGGAGGGCGAGTTCACCTACCGCGGCCACACGCTCGACGAGCTCCGCGACCTGGAGCTCGACGAGGTAGCGGAACTGCTCCCCGCGCGCCAGCGGCGAAGTATCCGACGCGGCCTGACCGCCCAGCAAGAGAAGCTGGTGGAGACGGCGGGCGAGCGCGAGCCGGAGGGGACGGCGAACGACCCCATCCGGACGCACCTCCGCGACATGCCGGTCCTGCCGGCGTTCGTGGGGCTCACCTTCGCCGTCTACGACGGGCACGAGTTCGAGCGCGTCGAGGTGGAACCCGAGATGCTCGGGCACTACCTCGGCGAGTTCGTGCTTACGCGTACCTCGGTCGAACACGGACAGGCCGGAATCGGGGCGACCCGGTCGTCGAAGTTCGTCCCGCTCAAGTAA